One genomic window of Cupriavidus oxalaticus includes the following:
- the gspK gene encoding type II secretion system minor pseudopilin GspK yields MRRAPVRSRPAFARRRARGAAVVTALLIVTLAVVVVSGMLWRQQVQIRAIENQRLLAQATWIERAAVDWARLILRDDQRRTNVDQLGEPWAVPIAETRLSDFLGASLRTDVAGETSFLSGRILDAQARFNLANLVIWTATAGGQGRAASVDPAAQAAYRRLLQTVGLNPQLAESTARAMLQAAQGGSDGGRAAPRPLDSVQGLLSLPGYTPEMIAVLEPFVTVLPERTLVNANTAEAEVLAAVIDKLPLERARELVRQRDRAYFNNVGNVQTQLAAVAPQADSASLANMIDVRSHYFLVYGLVRHERASRLQVSLIYRGEPLGATNTTRVVWIQDADRLPDLR; encoded by the coding sequence ATGAGGCGCGCCCCCGTCCGCTCCCGCCCGGCCTTCGCTAGGCGCCGCGCCCGCGGCGCCGCCGTGGTCACCGCGCTGCTGATAGTGACGCTGGCCGTGGTGGTGGTGTCCGGCATGCTGTGGCGCCAGCAGGTGCAGATCCGTGCGATCGAGAACCAGCGGCTGCTGGCGCAGGCGACCTGGATCGAGCGCGCCGCGGTCGACTGGGCGCGGCTGATCCTGCGTGACGACCAGCGCCGCACCAACGTCGACCAGCTCGGGGAGCCCTGGGCGGTGCCGATCGCCGAAACCCGGCTGTCGGATTTCCTTGGGGCCTCGCTGCGCACCGACGTGGCCGGCGAGACCTCGTTCCTGTCCGGCCGCATTCTCGATGCGCAGGCGCGCTTCAATCTCGCCAACCTGGTGATCTGGACCGCCACCGCCGGCGGCCAGGGGCGCGCCGCTTCGGTCGATCCCGCTGCCCAGGCCGCCTACCGCCGTTTGCTGCAGACCGTGGGCCTGAACCCGCAACTGGCCGAGTCCACCGCGCGCGCCATGCTGCAGGCGGCGCAAGGCGGCAGCGACGGCGGCCGCGCGGCGCCGCGCCCGCTCGACAGCGTGCAGGGGCTGCTGTCCCTGCCCGGCTATACGCCGGAAATGATCGCCGTGCTGGAGCCATTCGTCACCGTGCTGCCCGAGCGCACCCTGGTCAACGCCAATACCGCCGAGGCCGAGGTGCTGGCCGCCGTGATCGACAAGCTGCCGCTGGAACGCGCCCGCGAACTGGTACGCCAGCGCGACCGCGCCTACTTCAACAACGTCGGCAACGTGCAGACCCAGCTGGCCGCGGTCGCGCCCCAGGCCGACAGCGCCAGCCTGGCCAATATGATCGACGTACGCTCGCACTATTTCCTGGTCTACGGACTGGTTCGCCACGAACGCGCCAGCCGGCTGCAGGTCTCGCTGATCTACCGCGGCGAGCCGCTGGGTGCCACCAATACGACACGGGTGGTCTGGATACAGGACGCCGACCGGCTGCCGGACCTGCGCTGA
- a CDS encoding globin domain-containing protein produces the protein MLSAASRPYIDASVPVLREHGLAITTHFYREMFADRPELTQMFNMGNQANGSQQQSLASAVFAYAANIDNGAALAPVVDRIVHKHAAVGLTASHYPIVGRHLLGAIKAVLGDAATPPLIAAWDEAYWLLAGELIAAEARLYQRTGVAAGELTAVRVVRREAQGEQVVSLTLAAADGGPLRDFRPGQYISVEAHLDNGTRQLRQYSLSGETSLPTWRISVKREDGDQSTPAGAVSNWLHANAQEGTELKVSAPFGDFTPALDGHRPLVLLSGGIGITPMLSVLRTLAAQGSQRPILFAHAARNGRHHAHRADLQWARERLPQLVTHISYEAPEAADAIGRDYDHAGTMPMAELLARPELQRFIDGRFYLCGPLGFMQAQRHALVSAGVPVAHIEREVFGPDLLDHLL, from the coding sequence ATGCTGTCCGCCGCTTCCCGCCCCTATATCGATGCGAGCGTCCCGGTGCTGCGCGAGCATGGCCTGGCCATCACCACCCACTTTTACCGCGAGATGTTCGCCGACCGGCCTGAACTCACGCAGATGTTCAACATGGGCAACCAGGCCAACGGCAGCCAGCAGCAATCGCTGGCGTCGGCCGTGTTCGCCTACGCCGCCAATATCGACAATGGCGCCGCGCTGGCGCCGGTGGTCGACCGCATCGTGCACAAGCATGCGGCAGTAGGCCTGACCGCCTCGCATTACCCGATCGTCGGCCGCCACCTGCTGGGCGCGATCAAGGCGGTGCTGGGCGATGCGGCCACGCCGCCGCTGATCGCCGCCTGGGACGAAGCCTACTGGCTGCTGGCCGGCGAGCTGATCGCCGCCGAGGCACGGCTGTACCAGCGCACCGGCGTTGCTGCCGGCGAGCTGACGGCGGTGCGCGTGGTGCGCCGCGAAGCGCAGGGCGAGCAGGTGGTGTCGCTGACGCTGGCCGCCGCCGACGGCGGCCCGCTGCGCGACTTCCGTCCCGGCCAGTACATCAGCGTCGAGGCGCATCTCGACAACGGCACGCGCCAGCTGCGCCAGTATTCGCTGTCGGGCGAGACCAGCCTGCCGACCTGGCGCATTTCGGTCAAGCGCGAAGACGGCGACCAGTCGACGCCGGCCGGCGCGGTCTCCAACTGGCTGCATGCCAACGCGCAGGAAGGCACCGAGCTGAAGGTGAGCGCGCCGTTCGGCGATTTCACCCCGGCGCTCGACGGCCATCGCCCGCTGGTGCTGCTGTCGGGCGGCATCGGCATCACGCCGATGCTGTCGGTGCTGCGCACGCTGGCCGCACAGGGTTCGCAGCGTCCGATCCTGTTCGCCCACGCCGCCCGCAACGGCCGCCACCATGCGCACCGCGCGGACCTGCAGTGGGCGCGCGAGCGGTTGCCGCAACTGGTGACGCATATCAGCTACGAAGCGCCCGAGGCCGCCGACGCCATCGGCCGCGACTACGACCATGCCGGCACCATGCCGATGGCCGAGTTGCTGGCGCGGCCGGAGCTGCAGCGCTTCATCGATGGCCGCTTCTACCTGTGCGGGCCGCTGGGCTTCATGCAGGCGCAGCGCCATGCGCTGGTCAGCGCCGGCGTGCCGGTGGCGCACATCGAGCGCGAAGTCTTCGGCCCGGACCTGCTCGACCACCTGCTCTGA
- a CDS encoding RrF2 family transcriptional regulator has protein sequence MQLTRFSDYALRLLMYVARGDGSRPITIAEVGQQFDISHNHLVKVAARLSKLGWITATRGRHGGLQLGPGAEQLTIGTILRELEGHKAIIDCDNPPCALNGNCRLKRALDVAEQAFYRALDEVTLADVTGSKTAESIIQLHRDFLNRRSA, from the coding sequence ATGCAACTGACCCGCTTTTCCGACTATGCACTGCGCCTGCTGATGTACGTCGCCCGTGGCGACGGCAGCCGGCCCATCACCATTGCGGAAGTGGGGCAGCAGTTCGATATCTCGCACAACCACCTGGTCAAGGTGGCGGCGCGGTTGTCGAAGCTGGGCTGGATCACCGCCACGCGCGGCCGCCACGGCGGGCTGCAGCTTGGGCCTGGTGCCGAACAGCTGACTATCGGCACGATCCTGCGCGAGCTGGAAGGCCACAAGGCCATCATCGACTGCGACAACCCGCCCTGTGCGCTGAACGGCAACTGCCGCCTGAAGCGCGCGCTGGACGTGGCCGAGCAGGCGTTCTACCGCGCGCTGGACGAGGTCACGCTGGCCGACGTCACCGGCAGCAAGACCGCCGAGTCGATCATCCAGCTGCATCGCGATTTCCTGAACCGGCGTTCGGCCTGA
- a CDS encoding type II secretion system protein N — protein MQLSLRPVLRFNAAAPWLPRLAGVVLFVALCALATYWALTFSAMRTLPVPQSARVAQTEAVETGAVATLFGGSAQGGPRDVQLLGVVAEVDGGAGAAIVSLDGGPPKAVRSGAELSQQIRLVEIRQRSVVIERSGVRQEIALPVQPGAARAPAAGAPAPALPTPPAGAAAPMATPMPPPAPPAPVTSQPAQPIQPAPGQPPQAQIQPQVQAQPQAQPQAQPAAPHQPMMAPPPSQDGMLVPKN, from the coding sequence GTGCAACTCTCCCTCCGGCCTGTCCTTCGCTTTAATGCCGCTGCGCCGTGGCTGCCGCGCCTGGCAGGCGTGGTGCTGTTTGTCGCGCTGTGCGCGCTGGCCACGTACTGGGCGCTGACCTTCAGCGCGATGCGCACCTTGCCGGTGCCGCAGAGCGCACGGGTTGCCCAGACCGAGGCGGTCGAGACCGGCGCCGTGGCGACGCTGTTCGGCGGCTCGGCCCAGGGCGGTCCGCGCGACGTGCAACTGCTCGGCGTGGTGGCCGAGGTCGATGGCGGCGCCGGCGCGGCGATCGTGTCGCTGGACGGCGGGCCGCCCAAGGCGGTGCGGTCCGGTGCTGAACTGTCGCAGCAGATCCGGCTGGTGGAGATCCGCCAGCGCTCGGTGGTGATCGAACGCAGCGGCGTGCGCCAGGAAATCGCATTGCCGGTGCAGCCGGGCGCCGCGCGCGCACCTGCCGCTGGTGCGCCGGCTCCCGCGCTGCCGACGCCGCCCGCTGGCGCCGCCGCGCCGATGGCGACGCCGATGCCGCCGCCGGCCCCACCGGCCCCGGTGACCAGCCAGCCGGCCCAACCGATCCAGCCGGCTCCGGGCCAGCCCCCGCAGGCGCAAATCCAGCCCCAGGTCCAGGCCCAACCCCAGGCCCAACCCCAGGCGCAGCCTGCCGCACCGCACCAGCCCATGATGGCGCCGCCACCCAGCCAGGACGGGATGCTGGTCCCCAAGAATTGA
- a CDS encoding Lrp/AsnC family transcriptional regulator, whose product MSKVELDKIDRKILEVLQTNGRLTNLEVAERVNLSPSPCLRRIRRLEEIGVIRQYAALLEPNKIGLGLLAYINVRLEKHGGAPKGKAPLDLFRASIAVWPEVAACHAMTGEMDLLLKVYVEDMEHFARFMQEQLLAHPSVIDVRSSFALESIKDTTALPVGGAA is encoded by the coding sequence GTGAGCAAGGTGGAGTTGGACAAGATCGACCGGAAGATCCTGGAAGTGCTGCAGACCAACGGCCGGTTGACCAACCTGGAGGTGGCCGAGCGCGTCAACCTGTCGCCCAGCCCCTGCCTGCGCCGCATCCGGCGGCTGGAGGAGATCGGCGTGATCCGGCAGTACGCGGCGCTGCTGGAGCCGAACAAGATCGGGCTCGGCCTGCTGGCCTATATCAATGTCCGGCTGGAGAAGCATGGCGGCGCGCCCAAGGGCAAGGCGCCGCTGGACCTGTTCCGCGCCTCCATCGCGGTCTGGCCAGAGGTGGCGGCATGCCATGCCATGACCGGCGAGATGGACCTGCTGCTCAAGGTCTACGTCGAGGACATGGAGCATTTCGCGCGCTTCATGCAGGAGCAGCTGCTGGCCCATCCGTCGGTGATCGACGTGCGCTCCAGCTTTGCGCTGGAAAGCATCAAGGACACCACGGCGCTGCCGGTCGGCGGCGCGGCCTGA
- a CDS encoding GNAT family N-acetyltransferase: protein MNPLELSKAVGALTDEDLRKAAAATQAAHRATVLVRELAAHHRSRLLKHFLALGEDDRLLRFGQSVGDHVIEAYVDSIDFDHDTVFGVYDDKLELIGVGHFANLRDNAQGRVAEFGVSVSRSARGRGIGSALFERAAMHGRNTSVRTLYMHCLSRNAAMMHIAKKAGMKVQYAYGEADAYLELPPADTVSRLTEALDEQMADLDYAVRRNLRDARRFGLRFWRSMVPQKHTA from the coding sequence GTGAACCCGCTCGAACTGAGCAAGGCTGTCGGCGCACTGACCGACGAAGATCTGCGCAAGGCAGCTGCAGCGACGCAGGCCGCCCACCGTGCCACCGTTCTGGTGCGCGAGCTGGCCGCCCATCATCGCTCGCGCTTGCTGAAGCATTTCCTCGCCCTGGGCGAGGACGATCGCCTGCTCCGTTTCGGCCAGTCGGTGGGCGACCACGTGATCGAAGCCTACGTGGACAGCATCGACTTCGACCACGACACCGTGTTTGGCGTCTACGACGACAAGCTCGAGCTGATCGGCGTGGGCCACTTTGCCAACCTGCGCGACAATGCCCAGGGCCGGGTGGCCGAATTCGGCGTGTCGGTGTCGCGCAGCGCCCGCGGCCGCGGTATCGGCAGCGCGCTGTTCGAGCGTGCGGCCATGCATGGCCGCAACACCAGCGTGCGCACGCTGTACATGCACTGCCTGTCGCGCAACGCCGCGATGATGCACATCGCCAAGAAAGCCGGCATGAAGGTCCAGTACGCCTATGGCGAGGCCGACGCCTACCTGGAACTGCCGCCGGCGGACACCGTCAGCCGCCTGACCGAGGCGCTGGACGAACAGATGGCCGACCTCGACTACGCGGTGCGCCGCAACCTGCGCGACGCACGCCGCTTCGGCCTGCGCTTCTGGCGCTCCATGGTGCCGCAAAAACACACCGCCTGA
- a CDS encoding PulJ/GspJ family protein: MKPATCSERQRPGRRTRGFTLLEMLVAITLLAVMAVIGWRALDSLTRSRERLTDHDARLDALKILYGQFQADCEHLASPALLQGSPVEVGQDRLLLVRDRRDEGQPPAWQVLSYQIDGNTLVRVAAPPVADRAGLQSALLSLRQGGNNAAQVRRVLPDVAGMSVRAWVEPAGWQADTGRIRNVLFSGNAASAVAASDVGTALPNTAVRAVELTVFARMGDGDAPRQFQKICMTGL, encoded by the coding sequence ATGAAGCCCGCAACGTGCTCTGAGCGTCAACGCCCAGGCCGGCGCACCCGCGGCTTCACGCTGCTGGAGATGCTGGTCGCGATCACGCTGCTGGCGGTGATGGCGGTGATCGGCTGGCGCGCGCTCGACAGCCTGACGCGCAGCCGCGAGCGCCTGACCGACCACGATGCGCGCCTGGATGCGTTGAAGATTCTCTACGGGCAGTTCCAGGCCGACTGCGAGCACCTGGCCAGCCCCGCGCTGCTGCAGGGCAGCCCGGTCGAGGTCGGCCAGGACCGGCTGCTGCTGGTGCGCGACCGCCGCGACGAGGGGCAGCCGCCGGCGTGGCAGGTGCTGTCGTACCAGATCGACGGCAATACGCTGGTGCGGGTGGCCGCGCCGCCGGTGGCGGACCGGGCCGGGCTACAGTCGGCGCTGCTGTCGCTGCGCCAGGGCGGCAACAATGCGGCGCAGGTGCGGCGCGTGCTGCCCGACGTCGCCGGCATGAGCGTGCGCGCCTGGGTGGAGCCTGCCGGCTGGCAGGCCGATACCGGGCGCATCCGCAACGTGCTGTTCTCCGGCAATGCCGCCAGTGCTGTGGCCGCCTCGGACGTCGGCACGGCGCTGCCCAACACCGCGGTGCGCGCGGTCGAACTGACCGTGTTCGCGCGCATGGGCGACGGCGATGCGCCGCGGCAGTTCCAGAAGATCTGCATGACCGGGCTATGA
- the gspG gene encoding type II secretion system major pseudopilin GspG, translating to MRIFTTASPARSRPARARRARGFTLIEIMVVIVILGVLAALVVPKIMSRPDEARIVAARQDISSIMQALKLYRLDNSRYPTTEQGLAALVTKPATEPVPNNWKGGGYLEKLPKDPWGHPYQYLNPGVRGEIDVFSFGADGQAGGNGNDADIGNWE from the coding sequence ATGCGCATTTTCACTACCGCCAGCCCCGCCCGTTCCCGGCCCGCACGCGCCCGCCGCGCGCGCGGCTTCACCCTGATCGAAATCATGGTGGTGATCGTGATCCTTGGCGTGCTGGCGGCGCTGGTAGTGCCCAAGATCATGAGCCGTCCGGACGAAGCGCGCATCGTCGCGGCACGCCAGGACATCTCGTCGATCATGCAGGCGCTCAAGCTGTACCGGCTCGATAACAGCCGCTACCCGACCACCGAGCAAGGCCTGGCCGCGCTGGTGACCAAGCCCGCCACCGAGCCGGTGCCGAACAACTGGAAGGGGGGCGGCTACCTGGAGAAGCTGCCCAAGGATCCCTGGGGCCATCCGTACCAGTACCTGAACCCGGGCGTGCGCGGCGAGATCGACGTGTTCAGCTTCGGCGCCGACGGCCAGGCCGGCGGCAACGGCAACGACGCCGATATCGGCAACTGGGAATAA
- a CDS encoding EF-hand domain-containing protein, with amino-acid sequence MQRNHKQQILKQFLAASAALLVAGGAFAQASAPAAPAGKAGPGHHHMGHGGGWMKAVDTDNDGAISKAEADAYFNKLDTNRDGKIDKAEMDAHRKAVIAERHARMQAAFDEKFKAADKNGDGALTKAEANAGMPRLAKRFDQLDANRDAKLTRDEIRAGMEKMDRDHHRRGPQGQGAPGGQPAPANPSAPGAPSSSGG; translated from the coding sequence ATGCAACGCAATCACAAGCAGCAGATCCTGAAGCAATTCCTGGCCGCCTCGGCCGCCTTGCTGGTTGCCGGCGGCGCCTTCGCCCAGGCCAGCGCGCCCGCTGCACCGGCCGGCAAGGCCGGCCCCGGCCACCACCATATGGGCCATGGCGGCGGCTGGATGAAGGCGGTCGATACCGACAACGATGGTGCCATCTCGAAGGCGGAGGCCGACGCCTACTTCAACAAGCTCGACACCAACCGCGACGGCAAGATCGACAAGGCCGAGATGGACGCGCACCGCAAGGCCGTCATTGCCGAGCGCCACGCCCGTATGCAGGCCGCCTTCGATGAGAAATTCAAGGCCGCCGACAAGAACGGCGACGGCGCCCTGACCAAGGCCGAGGCCAATGCCGGCATGCCGCGGCTGGCCAAGCGCTTCGACCAGCTCGACGCCAACCGCGACGCCAAGCTGACCCGTGACGAAATCCGCGCCGGCATGGAGAAGATGGACCGCGACCACCATCGCCGTGGCCCGCAGGGCCAGGGTGCTCCGGGCGGCCAGCCTGCGCCCGCGAACCCGTCTGCACCGGGGGCCCCGTCCAGTAGCGGCGGCTGA
- a CDS encoding prepilin-type N-terminal cleavage/methylation domain-containing protein, translated as MTTAPRHSAPLRRRGFTLLELLVVMVIAGIVISLVAINASPNERGRVLDDGQRIARLFELAQEEAQLGARPIAWEGDAGGWRFLEATPYGWIPMRTDVFAPGRWRLALDQVVVAEGGRPTGTGGPLRLVFGRELIDMPQRLVLVRGDIRVDVAGDGSGRYFASTP; from the coding sequence ATGACCACGGCGCCGCGCCACAGCGCGCCCTTGCGGCGCCGGGGCTTTACCCTGCTCGAGCTGCTGGTGGTCATGGTGATCGCCGGCATCGTGATTTCGCTGGTGGCGATCAACGCCTCGCCCAACGAGCGCGGCCGCGTGCTGGATGACGGCCAGCGCATCGCGCGGCTGTTCGAGCTGGCGCAGGAAGAGGCACAGCTCGGCGCCCGCCCGATCGCCTGGGAAGGCGACGCCGGCGGCTGGCGCTTCCTGGAAGCGACCCCGTACGGCTGGATCCCCATGCGTACCGACGTGTTCGCGCCGGGCCGCTGGCGGCTGGCGCTGGACCAGGTAGTGGTTGCCGAAGGCGGCCGGCCCACCGGCACCGGCGGCCCGCTGCGGCTGGTATTCGGGCGCGAGCTGATCGATATGCCGCAGCGGCTGGTGCTGGTGCGCGGCGATATCCGCGTGGACGTTGCCGGCGACGGCAGCGGCCGTTACTTCGCCAGCACGCCATGA
- the gspI gene encoding type II secretion system minor pseudopilin GspI — protein sequence MTRIPLHGRRRAGFTLIEVLVALTILAVALTAAMRAMGSMLDAGAALQTRMLAEWSAENHLAALRLSKTWPEPGVSGYACPQGGTPLYCEQSVSGTPNPVFRRVEIAVYPSATDKSVRLAWLVTIVPNEARNVL from the coding sequence ATGACCCGCATCCCCTTGCATGGCCGCCGCCGCGCCGGCTTCACGCTGATCGAGGTGCTGGTCGCGCTGACCATCCTGGCGGTCGCGCTCACCGCGGCCATGCGCGCCATGGGCTCGATGCTCGATGCCGGCGCGGCGCTGCAGACCCGCATGCTGGCCGAATGGAGCGCCGAGAACCACCTGGCCGCGCTGCGCCTTTCAAAGACCTGGCCCGAGCCCGGCGTCAGCGGTTATGCCTGCCCGCAAGGCGGCACCCCGCTGTACTGCGAGCAGTCGGTGTCGGGCACGCCCAATCCGGTTTTCCGCCGCGTCGAGATCGCGGTCTACCCGTCCGCCACCGACAAGTCAGTGCGGCTGGCGTGGCTGGTCACCATCGTTCCCAATGAAGCCCGCAACGTGCTCTGA